A single window of Thalassoroseus pseudoceratinae DNA harbors:
- a CDS encoding carboxypeptidase regulatory-like domain-containing protein — protein sequence MASTLAIFACSLLMGCGGSDNSSLSGTVKFSDGTPLTQGTIVFTSSTYETEARINNDGTFSVEGIGNDEAGAPPGTYKVWFRDVGGQADLSAHSEDGSENEDSAKTDFLVAEKFTTVGATDITKEVESGSNEFEITVEKP from the coding sequence ATGGCTTCGACGCTGGCCATCTTTGCCTGTTCACTGCTTATGGGATGTGGCGGCAGTGACAACTCTTCACTAAGCGGGACCGTGAAGTTTTCGGACGGCACCCCTTTAACTCAAGGAACTATTGTTTTCACAAGTAGCACCTACGAGACCGAGGCCCGGATTAACAATGATGGCACGTTCAGCGTGGAAGGCATCGGCAACGATGAAGCCGGCGCGCCCCCTGGAACCTATAAAGTCTGGTTCCGTGATGTGGGCGGTCAAGCGGATTTGAGTGCCCACTCGGAAGATGGTAGTGAGAACGAAGACAGTGCCAAAACAGACTTCTTGGTCGCGGAAAAATTCACAACAGTGGGTGCGACAGACATCACGAAAGAAGTGGAGAGTGGAAGCAACGAATTTGAGATCACTGTGGAGAAACCGTGA
- a CDS encoding DUF1559 family PulG-like putative transporter: protein MPRKYQRGAFTLIELLVVIAIIAILIALLLPAVQQAREAARRTECKNHLKQIGLAVHNFHDVNGGLPPLTLASTRASFWVMILPYLEQQNAQDAFINGANAGTDKTAIGLSMETNWDRLNASEREAMGSIPDYFCPSRRASGTKDTGSQRGPLGDYAVVFLYREVDDNTNSEDSWWGHYDPCSGSHVNRQKGAIRVSKATDCSNDNRKAETWKVRAAFRDITDGLTNTAIVGEKHISADEIGRCCNENHTDGSWAFSAGSWREYQVARNIRHRFGKGANDDGNGADPARDVGFGSWHPGVCHFLLGDGSVRGLSDNVPELIRRQLGHRSDGTTFELP, encoded by the coding sequence GTGCCTCGAAAGTACCAACGCGGTGCGTTCACGCTCATCGAACTGCTAGTGGTGATCGCGATTATTGCGATTCTTATTGCTCTACTGCTTCCGGCAGTTCAGCAAGCGCGTGAGGCTGCACGTCGAACAGAATGTAAGAACCACCTGAAACAAATTGGCTTGGCTGTCCACAACTTCCACGATGTCAATGGCGGTCTTCCACCGCTGACCCTGGCGTCCACACGCGCCTCGTTTTGGGTCATGATCCTGCCTTACCTGGAACAACAAAACGCGCAAGATGCGTTTATCAACGGTGCGAATGCCGGCACTGACAAAACGGCGATCGGGCTCAGTATGGAAACGAACTGGGACCGTCTCAACGCTTCCGAGAGAGAAGCCATGGGCTCTATCCCTGATTATTTCTGTCCGTCACGACGCGCCAGTGGAACCAAAGACACTGGCTCACAGCGTGGCCCGCTTGGGGATTACGCGGTGGTATTCCTCTACCGAGAAGTTGATGACAACACCAACTCCGAAGACAGCTGGTGGGGACACTACGACCCCTGCAGCGGCAGTCATGTAAACCGTCAAAAAGGTGCCATTCGCGTGTCCAAAGCGACTGATTGCTCCAACGACAATCGAAAAGCTGAGACTTGGAAAGTCCGTGCCGCATTCCGTGATATCACGGATGGCTTGACCAATACGGCCATTGTCGGGGAGAAGCATATCAGCGCGGATGAAATTGGCCGGTGTTGTAACGAGAATCACACGGATGGTTCATGGGCATTCTCGGCCGGTAGTTGGCGTGAATACCAAGTCGCTCGGAACATTCGTCACCGGTTCGGCAAGGGAGCCAACGATGACGGCAACGGTGCCGACCCCGCCCGTGACGTCGGTTTCGGAAGTTGGCACCCAGGAGTCTGTCACTTCTTGCTCGGTGACGGCTCTGTCCGTGGACTCAGCGACAACGTACCGGAGCTGATTCGTCGCCAGCTTGGTCACCGCTCAGACGGGACGACCTTTGAGCTTCCGTAA